One Rosettibacter firmus genomic window carries:
- a CDS encoding TonB-dependent receptor, protein MLRKITLLFVLLTSFLLFNQVYYAQGRGTLRGIVFDKATKEVLPGANVLIKGTSIGTACDLDGKYVIYNVPAGTQTVVVSYIGYKTVTMELNILPGKTLEQNFGLEMTAVEGEEIVITAQAQGQLQAINQQLTSDKIANIVSEARIQELPDFNAASALSRLPGISTTKSSGEDNKVVIRGLSPKYNAIEVEGVKLSATGSSSIGLTSDPYVQTGGLNNDRSVDLSMISPYMIRMIAVYKSLTPDMNANSIGGTVNMELREAPSGFHWNVLWQQGYTAKSKYYGNYRGVASASNRFFNDKLGVYALINTEAYDRNSDNMDANYGIAAEQAQIDPLTGYRPVKVNSVTFNRHLETRRRLGANLILDYNIPNGSLKFVNMFARLNSDYTEHRQTINYDNGRMEWQLRSGINVIDQQLNSIKLDYDLDFITVDLSASYTAATNNLKNSPVFSFNQTDALQAGVLRDNKRPEELTYLLTKYKGADEVVLRSGNLFSNLYKEKKYSLKGDFELPFNFSSILNGSFKFGGYFYDQKNSTDQESPYLAFNGNANSTDNDIQTNLMRTIKNEFGISTNTRGELVGSSFIDTNNKLYDPFLDNRYGPIFYAANTGILNDILYYIMSKPEFDASNKDVSTGAQGGWYNGPYQKLTNDYNYREKYYASYVMSKINFLDFMIIGGVRYEKVKTEYFAYNARDMRNAQAQIMYDTTAHGSNEFLLPMGQIKYTPLNWLDVRYAYTQTISRPDYHLISPKFTITQNNEIYTGNPDLKPAKAYNHDLNFTFHSNSIGLLTIGGFYKTIENFVFNATYQLDAAEGAGIDSLRRYQIIRNGQLVVTPIVNPTTKKSNATVYRPLNNPYKAYVKGLEFDFQHRFWYLPYPFNGLLIGINYSRIFSETRYPFYDVKVKIVGRDRIPVLIDSSSVGRLIDQPNHVLNSYIGFDYKDFAVRFSFVFNDEVATVNGGRYPENDSYADDYFRIDFSARQKLPFFNSELYIDFSNLNSANTQSIQKSTGGFRNIQNYGLVANLGIRLRY, encoded by the coding sequence ATGCTTCGTAAGATTACATTATTATTTGTTTTATTAACTTCATTCTTGTTATTTAATCAGGTCTATTATGCTCAAGGACGTGGAACTTTAAGAGGGATTGTATTCGATAAAGCAACAAAAGAAGTACTCCCGGGTGCAAATGTATTAATAAAAGGAACAAGTATTGGTACAGCATGTGACCTCGATGGTAAATACGTAATTTATAATGTACCTGCAGGGACTCAAACTGTTGTTGTTTCATATATTGGTTATAAAACTGTCACTATGGAATTAAATATACTACCTGGAAAAACCTTAGAACAGAATTTTGGTCTCGAGATGACAGCAGTTGAAGGTGAAGAAATTGTAATTACAGCTCAGGCACAGGGACAGTTACAGGCAATTAATCAACAATTAACATCAGATAAAATTGCAAATATTGTTTCGGAAGCAAGAATTCAAGAACTACCGGATTTTAATGCAGCTTCTGCATTGAGCCGTTTACCTGGAATATCTACTACTAAAAGTTCTGGTGAAGATAATAAAGTTGTAATTCGTGGTCTTTCTCCGAAATATAATGCAATTGAAGTTGAGGGTGTTAAACTTTCTGCTACGGGAAGTTCTTCAATTGGTCTTACATCTGATCCTTATGTTCAAACTGGTGGATTAAATAATGATAGAAGTGTTGATCTTAGCATGATATCTCCATATATGATTAGAATGATTGCTGTTTATAAATCATTAACTCCTGATATGAATGCAAATTCAATTGGTGGTACTGTTAATATGGAATTAAGAGAAGCTCCTTCTGGTTTTCACTGGAATGTTTTATGGCAACAGGGTTATACAGCAAAAAGTAAATATTATGGTAATTATAGAGGAGTTGCATCTGCAAGTAATAGATTTTTTAATGATAAGTTAGGCGTATATGCTTTAATTAATACAGAAGCATACGATAGAAATTCAGATAATATGGATGCAAACTATGGTATAGCAGCTGAACAGGCACAAATTGATCCTTTAACTGGGTATCGTCCTGTAAAAGTTAATTCTGTTACTTTTAATAGACACTTAGAAACAAGAAGACGTCTTGGAGCAAATTTGATTCTTGATTATAATATTCCAAATGGCTCGCTAAAGTTTGTTAATATGTTTGCAAGATTGAATTCTGATTATACAGAGCATCGTCAAACTATTAATTATGATAATGGTAGAATGGAATGGCAATTGAGATCTGGAATAAATGTAATTGATCAACAGTTGAATTCTATAAAATTAGATTATGATCTTGATTTTATTACTGTAGATTTATCTGCTAGCTATACAGCTGCTACTAACAATCTTAAGAACTCTCCAGTATTCTCTTTTAATCAAACAGATGCTTTGCAGGCTGGTGTGCTTAGAGATAATAAAAGACCAGAAGAACTAACTTACTTACTTACTAAATATAAAGGAGCTGATGAAGTAGTTCTAAGAAGTGGTAATTTATTTAGCAATTTATATAAAGAAAAGAAATATTCTTTGAAAGGTGATTTTGAATTACCATTTAACTTTTCAAGTATTCTAAATGGCTCATTTAAGTTTGGTGGATATTTCTACGATCAGAAAAATAGCACAGATCAGGAATCCCCTTATTTAGCTTTTAATGGCAATGCAAATTCTACTGATAATGATATACAAACTAATTTGATGAGAACTATTAAAAATGAATTTGGTATTTCTACAAATACAAGAGGAGAATTGGTAGGTAGTTCTTTTATTGATACTAATAATAAATTATATGATCCATTCCTTGATAATAGATATGGACCTATTTTCTATGCAGCTAATACTGGGATTCTTAATGATATTCTTTATTATATTATGAGTAAACCAGAATTTGATGCATCTAATAAAGATGTAAGTACTGGAGCTCAAGGTGGCTGGTATAATGGACCTTATCAAAAGTTAACTAACGATTATAATTATAGAGAAAAATATTATGCCTCTTATGTAATGAGTAAAATAAACTTTTTGGATTTTATGATTATAGGTGGTGTCCGATATGAAAAAGTTAAAACAGAATATTTTGCCTATAATGCAAGAGATATGAGAAATGCTCAAGCTCAAATTATGTATGATACAACTGCTCATGGTTCTAATGAATTTTTACTTCCTATGGGACAAATTAAATATACACCACTAAACTGGCTTGATGTACGTTATGCTTATACTCAAACAATTTCTCGACCTGATTACCATTTAATTAGTCCAAAGTTTACTATTACTCAAAATAATGAGATTTATACGGGTAACCCCGATTTAAAACCAGCTAAAGCTTATAATCATGATTTGAATTTTACATTTCATAGTAATTCTATTGGACTTTTAACAATTGGTGGATTTTATAAAACAATAGAAAATTTTGTTTTTAATGCTACTTATCAACTTGATGCAGCTGAAGGTGCTGGAATTGATTCTTTAAGACGTTACCAAATTATTCGTAATGGACAATTGGTTGTAACGCCAATAGTTAATCCAACAACTAAAAAATCCAATGCAACGGTATATCGACCATTAAATAATCCATATAAAGCTTATGTAAAAGGTCTTGAATTTGATTTTCAACATCGATTCTGGTATCTGCCTTATCCATTTAATGGATTACTGATTGGAATCAACTACTCAAGAATATTTTCAGAAACAAGGTATCCATTCTATGATGTTAAGGTAAAAATAGTTGGACGTGATAGAATACCTGTACTTATCGATAGCTCATCTGTTGGACGTTTAATAGACCAACCTAATCATGTTTTGAATTCTTATATTGGATTTGATTACAAAGATTTTGCAGTTCGTTTTTCGTTCGTATTTAATGATGAAGTTGCTACAGTTAATGGTGGTAGATATCCAGAAAATGATTCATATGCAGATGATTATTTTAGAATTGATTTTTCTGCGCGACAAAAATTACCATTCTTTAATTCAGAATTATACATCGATTTTAGTAATCTTAATAGTGCAAATACACAATCTATCCAGAAATCAACAGGAGGATTTAGAAACATACAGAATTATGGTCTTGTAGCAAATTTAGGAATAAGATTAAGGTATTGA
- a CDS encoding T9SS type A sorting domain-containing protein — MKKFILLIIAFTLLSNFLFAQKDTVVVSGFYETGKYGTLNDAIEAAIANGTINNTVFKLKPYEVYVLSRSIYLDHGQNLELYAPKPGKTQESAPPQIVWTEEAITRTYIIQSYGDIKASNIWFRYADFLGSKVMTSITFENQTPENDPERGEFDGCLFDYAGIGAESAGAICVKADHFVGKFTNCYWRNNSDNHFRYYGRAVSFPYQSSGWHYDTLFFENCTFTNLSRIVMQEGNEYSDNIFINHCTLLNSIEWVFQSAGWIRNAVITNSLFINPYMYGHRAYDVCPSGMTYNDYLAGKCNSPGGGLINGITPVDSFGFQVDFTDFDRKIYIGYIDYAYQDWMLDWYKNSDWSKERIRNREQMLLFNPSPMLGDDEIAFMDSVDANGNKVFKTINVDWPTIYHKDPQFIVPATNLEAAKLFIMYKWSTNADIDWSYEPEAGFKQVWPLPENLAYTDPELLTAGMGGYPLGDLNWFPDKYEQWKTSQREKEWQTINNWLTYGSPEPSVVKELPGPLPLEYSLKQNYPNPFNPTTNIEYSIPKSGYVSLKVFNLLGQQVATIFEGNQNAGNYIATFDASGLASGVYLYRLESNNVSITKKLILMK, encoded by the coding sequence ATGAAAAAATTTATTTTATTAATAATAGCATTTACTCTATTGAGCAATTTCTTGTTTGCTCAAAAAGATACTGTAGTAGTTAGTGGTTTTTACGAAACTGGCAAATACGGTACACTAAATGATGCTATAGAAGCTGCTATAGCTAATGGTACCATAAATAATACAGTATTCAAACTCAAGCCATATGAAGTGTATGTTCTAAGTAGAAGTATATATTTAGATCATGGTCAAAATTTAGAGCTATATGCTCCTAAACCCGGAAAAACACAGGAATCAGCGCCACCACAAATTGTGTGGACCGAAGAAGCAATAACAAGAACCTACATTATTCAAAGCTATGGCGATATAAAAGCATCGAATATATGGTTTCGTTATGCAGATTTTTTAGGTAGCAAAGTTATGACTTCAATTACTTTTGAAAATCAAACACCAGAAAATGACCCTGAAAGAGGTGAATTTGATGGATGTCTTTTTGATTATGCAGGAATAGGTGCAGAATCGGCTGGTGCAATTTGTGTTAAAGCAGATCATTTTGTAGGTAAGTTTACTAATTGTTACTGGAGAAATAATTCAGATAATCATTTTAGATATTATGGTCGTGCAGTTTCATTCCCATATCAAAGTTCAGGCTGGCATTACGATACTTTATTTTTTGAAAATTGCACATTTACTAACTTAAGTAGAATTGTAATGCAAGAAGGAAATGAATACAGTGATAATATATTTATTAATCATTGTACACTTTTAAATTCAATTGAATGGGTATTTCAATCTGCTGGCTGGATAAGAAATGCTGTAATTACAAATTCTCTCTTTATCAATCCATATATGTATGGACATAGAGCTTATGATGTATGCCCAAGTGGAATGACTTATAATGATTATCTTGCAGGTAAATGTAATTCCCCAGGTGGTGGACTTATTAATGGTATAACTCCAGTGGATTCATTTGGATTCCAGGTGGATTTTACAGACTTCGATAGAAAAATTTACATTGGTTACATCGATTATGCTTATCAGGATTGGATGTTAGATTGGTATAAGAATAGTGATTGGAGTAAAGAGCGTATTAGAAATAGAGAACAGATGTTACTTTTTAATCCTTCACCCATGCTTGGCGATGATGAAATTGCCTTTATGGATTCAGTAGATGCCAATGGAAATAAAGTATTTAAAACAATTAATGTAGATTGGCCAACTATTTATCATAAAGATCCACAATTTATTGTTCCTGCTACAAATTTAGAAGCTGCTAAACTATTTATTATGTACAAATGGTCAACAAATGCAGATATTGATTGGTCATATGAACCCGAAGCTGGATTCAAACAAGTATGGCCATTACCAGAAAATTTAGCTTATACAGATCCAGAATTATTGACTGCAGGTATGGGAGGATATCCATTAGGTGATTTAAATTGGTTCCCGGACAAATATGAACAATGGAAGACTTCTCAACGCGAAAAAGAATGGCAAACAATTAATAATTGGTTGACCTATGGTTCGCCTGAACCAAGCGTTGTAAAAGAATTACCAGGTCCTCTACCTTTAGAATATTCATTAAAACAAAATTATCCTAATCCATTTAATCCAACTACTAATATCGAATACTCAATTCCTAAATCTGGTTATGTATCCTTGAAAGTATTTAACTTATTAGGTCAACAAGTAGCTACAATTTTTGAAGGAAATCAAAACGCTGGCAACTATATTGCAACATTCGATGCATCTGGATTAGCTAGTGGGGTTTATTTATACAGATTAGAATCTAATAATGTCTCTATTACAAAGAAATTAATATTAATGAAATAA